A genomic stretch from Capricornis sumatraensis isolate serow.1 chromosome 4, serow.2, whole genome shotgun sequence includes:
- the ARSA gene encoding arylsulfatase A isoform X1, with product MEAPWTLTLTLAAGLAAASPPNILLIFADDLGYGDLGSYGHPSSTTPNLDQLAAGGLRFTDFYVPVSLCTPSRAALLTGRLPVRMGLYPGVLEPSSRGGLPLEEVTLAEVLAAQGYLTGIAGKWHLGVGPEGAFLPPHHGFHRFLGIPYSHDQGPCQNLTCFPPATPCEGICDQGLVPIPLLANLSVEAQPPWLPGLEARYVAFARDLMTDAQRQGRPFFLYYASHHTHYPQFSGQSFPGHSGRGPFGDSLMELDAAVGALMTAVGDLGLLGETLVFFTADNGPETMRMSHGGCSGLLRCGKGTTFEGGVREPALAFWPGHIAPGVTHELASSLDLLPTLAALAGAQLPNITLDGVDLSPLLLGTGKSPRHTLFFYSAYPDEVRGVFAVRSGKYKAHFFTQGSVHSDTTADPACHASSPLTAHEPPLLFDLSEDPGENYNLLEGVDAVAPEALQAMKQLELLKAQFDAAMTFGPSQMARGEDPALQVCCQPSCTPRPSCCHCPEFQP from the exons ATGGAGGCTCCGTGGACCCTCACCCTGACCTTGGCCGCAGGCCTGGCTGCTGCCAGCCCACCTAACATCCTGCTGATCTTTGCTGATGACCTGGGCTACGGGGACCTGGGCTCCTATGGGCACCCCAGTTCCACCACCCCCAATCTGGACCAGTTGGCCGCAGGGGGTCTTCGGTTCACAGACTTCTATGTGCCTGTGTCTCTGTGCACACCCTCCCG GGCTGCCCTCCTGACCGGCAGACTCCCAGTTCGGATGGGCTTGTACCCTGGAGTTCTGGAGCCCAGCTCCCGAGGGGGCCtgcccctggaggaggtgaccttGGCTGAGGTCCTGGCTGCCCAAGGCTACCTCACAGGGATAGCTGGCAAGTGGCAccttggggtggggcctgaggggGCCTTTCTGCCCCCCCACCATGGCTTCCATCGATTCCTGGGCATCCCGTACTCCCATGACCAG GGCCCTTGCCAGAATCTGACCTGCTTCCCGCCGGCCACCCCCTGCGAAGGCATCTGTGACCAGGGGCTGGTCCCTATCCCCCTGCTGGCCAACCTGTCGGTGGAGGCACAGCCCCCTTGGCTGCCTGGACTCGAGGCCCGCTACGTGGCTTTCGCCCGTGACCTCATGACTGATGCCCAACGCCAAGGCCGCCCGTTCTTCCTGTACTATGCCTCCCAT CACACCCACTACCCCCAGTTCAGTGGGCAGAGCTTTCCAGGGCACTCAGGCCGAGGGCCATTTGGGGACTCCCTGATGGAGCTGGATGCGGCTGTGGGGGCCCTGATGACAGCTGTGGGGGACCTGGGGCTGCTTGGAGAGACCCTCGTCTTCTTCACTGCGGACAACGG ACCTGAGACGATGCGGATGTCCCACGGTGGCTGCTCTGGCCTCCTGCGATGCGGAAAGGGAACCACTTTCGAAGGGGGCGTCCGAGAGCCCGCCTTGGCCTTCTGGCCCGGTCACATCGCTCCCG GTGTGACCCATGAGCTGGCCAGCTCCCTGGACCTGCTGCCCACCCTGGCAGCCCTGGCGGGGGCCCAACTGCCCAATATCACCTTGGATGGCGTTGACCTCAGCCCCCTGCTGTTGGGCACAGGCAAG AGCCCCCGGCACACCCTCTTCTTCTACTCGGCTTACCCGGATGAGGTCCGAGGGGTCTTTGCTGTGCGGAGCGGGAAGTACAAGGCGCACTTCTTTACCCAGG GCTCTGTCCACAGCGACACCACTGCGGACCCTGCCTGCCACGCCTCTAGTCCTCTGACTGCCCATGAGCCCCCGCTGCTCTTTGACCTGTCTGAGGACCCTGGTGAGAACTACAACCTTCTGGAGGGTGTGGATGCGGTCGCCCCAGAGGCGCTGCAGGCAATGAAGCAACTTGAGCTGCTCAAGGCCCAGTTTGATGCTGCCATGACCTTTGGGCCCAGCCAGATGGCGCGGGGCGAGGACCCCGCCCTGCAGGTCTGCTGCCAGCCCAGCTGCACCCCCCGGCCGTCCTGCTGCCACTGCCCCGAGTTCCAGCCCTGA
- the ARSA gene encoding arylsulfatase A isoform X2, translating to MGLYPGVLEPSSRGGLPLEEVTLAEVLAAQGYLTGIAGKWHLGVGPEGAFLPPHHGFHRFLGIPYSHDQGPCQNLTCFPPATPCEGICDQGLVPIPLLANLSVEAQPPWLPGLEARYVAFARDLMTDAQRQGRPFFLYYASHHTHYPQFSGQSFPGHSGRGPFGDSLMELDAAVGALMTAVGDLGLLGETLVFFTADNGPETMRMSHGGCSGLLRCGKGTTFEGGVREPALAFWPGHIAPGVTHELASSLDLLPTLAALAGAQLPNITLDGVDLSPLLLGTGKSPRHTLFFYSAYPDEVRGVFAVRSGKYKAHFFTQGSVHSDTTADPACHASSPLTAHEPPLLFDLSEDPGENYNLLEGVDAVAPEALQAMKQLELLKAQFDAAMTFGPSQMARGEDPALQVCCQPSCTPRPSCCHCPEFQP from the exons ATGGGCTTGTACCCTGGAGTTCTGGAGCCCAGCTCCCGAGGGGGCCtgcccctggaggaggtgaccttGGCTGAGGTCCTGGCTGCCCAAGGCTACCTCACAGGGATAGCTGGCAAGTGGCAccttggggtggggcctgaggggGCCTTTCTGCCCCCCCACCATGGCTTCCATCGATTCCTGGGCATCCCGTACTCCCATGACCAG GGCCCTTGCCAGAATCTGACCTGCTTCCCGCCGGCCACCCCCTGCGAAGGCATCTGTGACCAGGGGCTGGTCCCTATCCCCCTGCTGGCCAACCTGTCGGTGGAGGCACAGCCCCCTTGGCTGCCTGGACTCGAGGCCCGCTACGTGGCTTTCGCCCGTGACCTCATGACTGATGCCCAACGCCAAGGCCGCCCGTTCTTCCTGTACTATGCCTCCCAT CACACCCACTACCCCCAGTTCAGTGGGCAGAGCTTTCCAGGGCACTCAGGCCGAGGGCCATTTGGGGACTCCCTGATGGAGCTGGATGCGGCTGTGGGGGCCCTGATGACAGCTGTGGGGGACCTGGGGCTGCTTGGAGAGACCCTCGTCTTCTTCACTGCGGACAACGG ACCTGAGACGATGCGGATGTCCCACGGTGGCTGCTCTGGCCTCCTGCGATGCGGAAAGGGAACCACTTTCGAAGGGGGCGTCCGAGAGCCCGCCTTGGCCTTCTGGCCCGGTCACATCGCTCCCG GTGTGACCCATGAGCTGGCCAGCTCCCTGGACCTGCTGCCCACCCTGGCAGCCCTGGCGGGGGCCCAACTGCCCAATATCACCTTGGATGGCGTTGACCTCAGCCCCCTGCTGTTGGGCACAGGCAAG AGCCCCCGGCACACCCTCTTCTTCTACTCGGCTTACCCGGATGAGGTCCGAGGGGTCTTTGCTGTGCGGAGCGGGAAGTACAAGGCGCACTTCTTTACCCAGG GCTCTGTCCACAGCGACACCACTGCGGACCCTGCCTGCCACGCCTCTAGTCCTCTGACTGCCCATGAGCCCCCGCTGCTCTTTGACCTGTCTGAGGACCCTGGTGAGAACTACAACCTTCTGGAGGGTGTGGATGCGGTCGCCCCAGAGGCGCTGCAGGCAATGAAGCAACTTGAGCTGCTCAAGGCCCAGTTTGATGCTGCCATGACCTTTGGGCCCAGCCAGATGGCGCGGGGCGAGGACCCCGCCCTGCAGGTCTGCTGCCAGCCCAGCTGCACCCCCCGGCCGTCCTGCTGCCACTGCCCCGAGTTCCAGCCCTGA